The following are encoded together in the Zingiber officinale cultivar Zhangliang chromosome 8A, Zo_v1.1, whole genome shotgun sequence genome:
- the LOC122009735 gene encoding NAD(P)H-quinone oxidoreductase subunit L, chloroplastic-like → MSNSWTFVQATLHSVPLLRLPRPSLTLRPSSLHKHMASCCAPSSGTPRSSQLHSLTSLLHYGAIMAAAQAPSALAVTGDNNMEDDLLTTLLGGGAILFVYLFVVPPIIMNWLRLRWYKRKFLETYLQFMFVFLFFPGLLLWAPFINFRPFPRDPTMEYPWSTPKDDVPLYKPRKLTR, encoded by the exons ATGAGCAACTCCTGGACCTTCGTTCAGGCGACGCTCCACTCTGTTCCCCTCCTCCGGCTGCCGCGACCTTCCCTTACCCTCCGTCCCTCTTCCCTCCACAAGCACATGGCTTCCTGTTGCGCCCCCTCGTCGGGGACTCCTCGAAGCTCGCAGCTGCACAGCCTCACTTCTCTGCTACATTACGGAGCCATCATGGCCGCA GCCCAAGCGCCATCTGCGTTGGCGGTCACCGGAGACAACAACATGGAGGATGATTTGCTGACGACACTTCTCGGCGGCGGAGCCATCTTATTCGTCTACCTCTTCGTGGTTCCG CCCATAATCATGAACTGGCTAAGGCTGAGATGGTACAAGCGCAAGTTCCTGGAGACCTATCTGCAGTTTATGTtcgtcttcctcttcttccctgg GTTGTTGTTATGGGCTCCATTCATCAACTTCAGGCCGTTTCCAAGGGATCCAACGATGGAGTATCCTTGGTCAACGCCCAAAGACGATGTCCCTCTATACAAACCCAGAAAATTGACTAGATAA